A genomic region of Thermoanaerobaculia bacterium contains the following coding sequences:
- a CDS encoding RNA methyltransferase, with product MAISSTEHAIVKDIGKWRKSKAFLVLEGEKLLREVLASGAAPTLVLTVEGAGLGLARTDLKGAKWLDVTDRVMKKISALSSPTNVLAVVPPPGYDLAAILKRPGPVLLLDGIQDPGNLGAIFRSACAFKAAGIITMNETCRVWQDKVVRASAGMIFHLPFMENLSPERLSELREKGELYVLDAQSGITPGEIPRRPRPILVLGNEGHGPRKIFQDFSRVRIPMERGVESLNAAHALSIVLYALY from the coding sequence GTGGCTATTTCGTCGACGGAACATGCAATCGTGAAGGATATCGGTAAATGGAGGAAAAGTAAAGCATTCCTCGTGCTGGAAGGGGAAAAACTCCTCCGCGAGGTCCTCGCCTCCGGTGCCGCCCCGACCCTGGTGCTCACCGTTGAGGGAGCCGGCCTTGGTCTCGCCCGGACCGACCTGAAGGGGGCGAAGTGGCTCGACGTGACCGACCGGGTCATGAAGAAGATCTCCGCCCTATCCTCGCCCACGAATGTCCTGGCTGTCGTCCCTCCGCCGGGATACGACCTGGCGGCGATCCTCAAGCGGCCCGGCCCCGTCCTCCTCCTCGACGGAATTCAGGACCCGGGGAACCTGGGCGCCATCTTCCGGTCCGCCTGTGCCTTCAAGGCCGCCGGGATCATCACGATGAACGAAACCTGTCGGGTCTGGCAGGACAAGGTGGTCCGTGCCTCGGCCGGCATGATCTTTCACCTGCCCTTTATGGAAAACCTTTCCCCGGAACGGTTGAGCGAACTGCGGGAAAAGGGGGAGCTGTACGTGCTCGATGCACAGTCCGGGATTACGCCCGGGGAGATCCCGCGGAGGCCGCGCCCCATCCTGGTCCTCGGCAACGAAGGCCACGGACCCCGGAAGATATTCCAGGACTTCTCCAGGGTCAGGATCCCCATGGAACGGGGCGTGGAATCCCTGAACGCCGCCCACGCCCTGTCGATCGTTCTTTACGCCCTGTATTGA